The genomic window ACCGATTGCTAAGTCTAAATCATCATAGACGACCATCAGTTCTTCTGGGTAGATCCCAAAGTAAGTCATCAACGGACCGACTGATCGGCCTGATTCATTCATAAACGTTTGCGGTTTAACTAATAAGATTTTTTCTCCGTCATGGAAAAATTCAGCTACTTCTGCTTCAAATGTGTTTTTCTTAAAGGTCGCTTGGTGTTTTTCAGCCAAACGATCCACCACCATAAATCCCACATTATGTTTGGTTTGTTCATATTTTGTGCCCGGGTTTCCAAGCCCTACGATCATTTTCATTTTTACGCTCATCCAATCTTATAAACA from Enterococcus sp. DIV1094 includes these protein-coding regions:
- the pth gene encoding aminoacyl-tRNA hydrolase, whose product is MKMIVGLGNPGTKYEQTKHNVGFMVVDRLAEKHQATFKKNTFEAEVAEFFHDGEKILLVKPQTFMNESGRSVGPLMTYFGIYPEELMVVYDDLDLAIGKIRLRQKGSAGGHNGIKSIISHLNSTVFDRIKVGIGRPEGKKTVIQHVLSPFSKETQPLIEQSIDQSVAAVEFLLDGHSFIDTMNKFN